A single region of the Triticum dicoccoides isolate Atlit2015 ecotype Zavitan chromosome 2B, WEW_v2.0, whole genome shotgun sequence genome encodes:
- the LOC119364301 gene encoding uncharacterized protein LOC119364301, translating into MFGKVAATKAIPNENYNAGEWWATYGLQTPILMHMALRILNLTTSSSGCEKNWSIFEQVDAKRRNKLDVRRRDDLVYIQFNGRMLDKRKKYSSSCDVLLGEDASTTQDWICEDAYIDDEMGATEDDNAMEPHRSLRVRELHEVEEFVCDDESDIVPINEDEVVFESDDDGVGIEESNENGEEDQMQP; encoded by the exons ATGTTTGGGAAGGTGGCTGCCACAAAAGCCATTCCCAATGAAAATTACAATGCTG GGGAGTGGTGGGCAACTTATGGACTACAAACTCCTATATTGATGCACATGGCTTTGAGGATACTCAACTTGACCACAAGTTCATCCGGATGTGAAAAAAATTGGAGCATTTTTGAACAA GTAGATGCAAAGAGGAGAAATAAACTAGATGTGCGTCGTAGGGACGATCTAGTTTATATTCAATTCAACGGAAGAATGCTAGACAAGAGAAAGAAGTACTCATCATCTTGTGATGTCCTCCTTGGTGAAGATGCTTCCACAACCCAAGATTGGATATGTGAAGATGCTTACATTGATGATGAGATGGGGGCAACCGAAGATGACAATGCAATGGAGCCTCATAGAAGTCTTAGGGTGAGAGAACTACATGAAGTGGAAGAGTTCGTTTGCGATGATGAATCTGACATTGTGCCTATCAATGAGGATGAGGTAGTGTTCGAGTCTGATGATGATGGGGTTGGGATAGAAGAATCCAATGAAAATGGTGAGGAAGACCAGATGCAACCTTGA